The genomic window aaccagaacatcagtattggtgggaaggaaatagaactcgtagatagatataaatacctgggacatgaaattacgattggcagcgataaccagactcatgagctgaagagaagaattggtcttgggtgggcagcatttggaaaactgagagaaacttttaaaagtgagttacccacatgtctaaagagaaaggtattcgatcagtgcgtcctcccagtcttgacgtacggatcagaaacacttaccttaactaaagcctcggctaccgaggctaaactaagagtcacgcagagaagaatggagcggtcaatgttaggaataactctgcgagacaaaatcagaaacgaagaaatcaggagaagaacaaaggtgactgacgtcatcgagaggataggttgaagtggagatgggcaggacacgtagccagaatgacagatgagcgatggacgaagaggttattggaatggaggccaagagaagacaagagaagcgtcggtcgaccgcctacaagatggactgacgacttaagaaaggtaaataaaaactggatgagggcggcgcaggatagatggggttggaaacgaggggaggaggcctatgttcagcagtggacttttgaggctggatgatgaatgCCATTCGAATAAAAAGATTGTATCACATAATGATAACCAATTTACcctattttcaaaatttcactaaaaatgtttattattaaaGGTTTCTAAATAAATAATAAGCAACATGGCATATCTACATATACATATATGTTTTAAAGCGTGTGTACTTTGTATAAGTCTATAAAAATATTATACTATAACTATATGTAACTATAAATATTAAACTATTTATAACAATAAAtaccacagctatttctcagtcggaattattatttttaattagttggtttgatttagatgagcatgagacatgacagttcaaataaaacactagataactatagagaatataatgtcaacaaaattttaagtccctttttacatacaaatattaattttgatttcaatagtttataagaacaaaagtaagtaattaattaaaaaaaaaataaaccagaaccagctgtttccttcacataaatataaaaatcattgtattttagtcccctttttagaccccttaacccaatctaaattgtaccttgttctttcttgttttctcccataaaataaaataaaatctattaccgtccttatttccttcaataaaaaaaaaatcatttgcctggataaacacactgcaatcttccttaaattttgtcaaaatgtcacgtcaaatatcgaacttctaaataaatctgccaaatttattatttccaatatactgaataaatgtaaatctggtaaataaatgtacttctatCACTTCTTTAAACAGGATCGATAAATACATACAATTTTGTACTACCGGAACACCctagcaaaagaaaaagaaaataaaaataactgaacTAACTTCTTAAAACTGAGAACCAATAAACTGAACAAAAATGACTTCAGCTTACCTTTAACATACAAAAGGGTCTATTACACGACTCTCAGCCTGGCCATCAATAAACATCGAATTAATCTCTAGAGGATTTTCCAAGACAAATCTTTAcgtgccccaaatttccagcacaccaacggatacctcaataagagaattcccagtacatcccaccaaaggattgaaaaagtaccatttcaattaaaaaaactgggaatccaaatcgccgaccaggcttcaactgctttctcaaaaatgtttattgaaaagaatgaacgttgttgatttgctaacaaggcgttcaaaacaaaaaactctacaacaaaaatcttctctcactgactcacacaaaaagcatatacatccaaacatacaaattatacatcctccaaggacaaaataatcggttataaacaaccaaaactcaacaaacgttactactaaattttcaaccgtaataACTCAACCTTTCCTTCCGGAAAGAAAATTAAGTTTCTTTGAATTGAATCCCaaagaaacttgttaaaaatacaTACTATGTTACACTATCTACATCAGAATCCGATTCAACGTGGCTATCAGAGTTCTGTGGGTGAGGTTTCAAGTCTTTCACATGCCAGTGACCAATAGACTTACCATTATCATTTATTAATTCATATGTACAATAACCAACCTTACGCTTTACTCTAAAAGGTCCAACAAATCTATCAGCAAACttagatgtaaaataattagcttTATCAGAAAGAACATAGTTCTTTTTCCAAACTAAATCATTTTCCTTAAAATGAACATCCCTTCTTCTTAAATTATATCTTTCTCTGGTGTTATCTGAAGCTTTATCAATCCGCTTCTTAACCCAGTCTCTCAACCTATTCATATTTTTAGAACGATCATACACACgttgtttattttcttcattCCCTATTTTTAGATGATATTCACTTCCATGAGTCATCATCTCACAACCAAAATTAATGAAGTATGGTGTTTGACCTGTCACCTCATGTTTGGCAGTTCTAATAGCACAACCTAGTTCAGGTAAATTAACATCCCACAACCTATGATTATCTTTAACATAAGCCATCAACATGGTTTTCATGATACGATTAATTCGTTCAGTAGGGTTTGGATGAGGGGTAAAATTTGGAGTAAAAAGAAATCTGATTCCAAACTCTTGACAAAAAGATCTTAAAATATTACCTTTGAACTGACTTCCATTATCACATTTTAAGACTCTGGGAAcaccaaacaaaagaaatacattttcttttaaaattttacttatagaagtggcAGTTGCCTTTCTCAGAGGGAATAAAAGAGGAAATTTACTGAACTTATTAGTAACTACCAAAATCCAAGTATTACCAGCTGAACTTCTGGGCAATGGTCCAAATAAGTCCATACTGATGATCTCCCAAGGTTTTGTGGGTTCGACAGCCTGTCCCATATGTCCTGCAGGACTTTTCTGTTCAGGCTTCGTCCTTAAACAAACCTCACATTTCCTTATATATTTCGTAATGTCCATTTTCATAAAAGGCCAATAGAAAAGGCGAGATACACTATGAAATGTTTTGTAGATACCTAAATGACCTGAAACACAAGAATCATGACACCTCTGAAGTATCTTATCTCGAAAATCTTTTGGAACTACAAGTTTCCAATATTCACAATCATCTCTTAAACTCGGAAAATCTTGatcaatatatttatacaacttATTATCTGCTAGTCtccatctgacaaattttaaaggatttttatttacattattacACATTTTCTTATACCATTTATCACTGGTAGAAGAAAAATCATATTCGTCACATTCGGGGTTTATTGCTTGAACATTACTTATTTCTACAGAATTTATCATATGTACACTATCAACAGGTAGTTCTAAAGCTCGCGAAAGGGTGTCAGGAACTATGTGATCCTTACCTTTGCGATGCAGTACTTCATAGTCAAACTGTTGCAGACGTAAGGCCCATCTACCAAGTCGTCCTTGAGGGTCCTTCAAATTGTCCAACCATAACAACGAGTAGCAATCAGTGATTACGTAGAACTTATAACCATCTAGATAAGCTCGTAAAGTTTCACACGCCCACAAAACACAGAGGCATTCACGCTCAACACTGCTATAGTTTCTCTCGGCTCTATTTAGAGTTCTAGACAAATAACAAATTACATGTTCAGTTTCATCATACTTTTGAGTAAGGACAGCTCCAAGACCATACGCTGACGCATCAGTTTGTACGTAAAAAGGTTTGTCAAAATTAGGACTAGACAAAATAGGTGCTGAGACAAGAGCGTCTTTAATACTCTGAAAAGCTTCCTCACAAGCTTTGTCCCAAACGAACTTCTTGTTCTTTTGTAATAATCTACACAAAGGTGAAATAAGATCTGAATAACTATTTACAAACTTACGATACCATCCTATAACTCCAAGGACTCTTCTGACTTCAGTGACATTGGTGGGTCGTGGAAGATTCACAATGGCCTCTACTTTTGCCGGATCTACAGACAGACCACTAGAGTTAACAACATAACCCAAGTATTTAAGTTCTGACACACAGAAAgaacatttttctttattaagggtCAAATTGGCTTTTTTCAATCTGGCAAAGATTTCTGTCAAGACTTCGACATGTTTATCGTAAGTTGACGTAGCCAGACATATATCATCTAAGTACACAAAAACATACTCAGAGAGTTCAGGACCTAATAGATTATCTACTAATCTTTGAAACGTAGCTGGAGCGTTGTGCAATCCGAAAGGCATACGACAATACTGGAAAAGTCCACGCCCTGGCACAGTAAACGCCGTGTACTGCTTGCTCTATTCAGTAAGACCCACCTGCCAATAGGCACTCTTAATGTCCATTGTTGACAAATATCTAGCTCCACCTAACTTACTTAAAATGCTATTTATATAGGGTAAAGGATAAGCATCACGCTCAGTAACACTATTTACTTTCCTAAAATCAACGCAAAAACGCCATTCCCCATTCTTTTTAGGTACCAGCAACACTGGTGAAGACCATCCGCTGTGTGACTGTTCGACAACACCAAGCTTCAGCATTTTGTCCAGCTCCTTGTTGATCATATCCTGCTTAATTGGTGATACCGGATAAAACCTCTGCTTGATTGGTTCTTGTTGACTAACTACAATTTTGTGTTGAACTACATTAGTACAAGTTAATTTGTCTGGGTCGATACTAGAAAAATAAGAATCAACGAGTTCGTTAAGCTGTTTACGTTGCTCTGGTAGAAGTTCAGATTCCGATTGTATCGAATTAACCACTGGAACACTCATAACTTCCGAAGAGAAAAACCACTCTCCTTTTCGTAAATCTGGTACAATACCCATTCGTACCCAGAAATCTACACCTAGTACTAAAGAGTGTCTACGCTGTGGCCAAACGAAAACATCAATTACCTTAACAACTTCACGAAGTTTTATAGGCACCGAAGCTACACCTAATAAAGGACTCTGACTACCATCCGCAACTCTGCAAGACCCATCTGGAACAGTTTTTAAATGTACACCTAAACTACGTAAAATCTCCCATGTAggcatatttacaaaaactttattgGCTCCACAATCCAATAAACCGAATACTGTCTTACCTAAGATATCAACTTCTACATAAGGACATTCACTTTCATTACTCTGtgctaaaatataatctaaaactaacttaaatgaataaaaattattactatcttcttctttttcgacCTTTAACTGTCTATTCCGATTCGAGATAGAATTATTGCTCCGATTCTGTGAATTACATTGAGGACAAGTATTTTTAGCAAAACCTTCCTTGTTACAACCAAAGCATCTAAACACACGTTTTGGCCTCTTACAGTCCTTAACCACGTGATCATACTCATTAAAGCGCCAGCATTTAGGTACAAACGCATCTACTTCCTGTACAACGTGATGACGAGAATAATTAGCTCTACTACTAGAAGAAGGCTTAAACGACTCAATATTAATTCGAGTTTGCTCAATTTTTCGACACAAGTCAATTAAATCAAAAGGACTCTTTACTTCGACTAAAGTTAATCTTTCCTGATAAAAAGGtaaaatgtttttaagtaacACCTGCATTTTTAAACTGTCCGGAACTGGTGTTGGCATTTGTTCGAACTTACTGGTCATCTTGGCAACAAacataccaatagattcgttagATTCCTGAGTAGTATGAAGAATATCCTGCCAGATCTCATCTGCAGAAAGGGTAAATTCTTCCTTCATTAGGCTAACTAAACTATCCCAGTTGCTAGCATAGTTCCTATACAATTTATAAAAACCTAAAGCGTTACCAGTAAATAAATCTCTAGCACAAGAAAATAACTGAACTTTATTTACATTACGTGACCTATAATACTCCTCAACTTCTTcaagaaatacagaaaaactTTGCGGTTTGTCAGAATACTTAATTCCCCACTTATATACAGGTTCTGAAGGAAAGTCACTATTAGATGGCAAGAAAACAATGGGATTAACTGTTGAATTCGAAGTTTGATTTGTTTGGTTACTCACATTCGGTGCAGAAATATTTCGAGTAGGGGTAGAATTACCATTAGGGTCATTTAAATTAAGACCTGATAAATCAATATGATGATAAAAATTAGGATCAGTAGGCATCTCTACAGAAACAACATTACTAGTTTTCAAAACATTAGACTTAGTAGTATATTCACCTATCAAATCCATCAATTTCTTTAACAATGCAGAACGCTTTGACATTTCATCAGTGTCTGTACTGTGAATACGGTTCAATCTACCTGAAAGATGTGCAAACTTAGTCTCAATCCTTCTTATTTGGTTTGCAGTACCTGTAAAAGCATTAATAATATTCAGaatctcttttaatttattttcacaacTTGTCAACTCAGCAGGAATATCAGGAGGTAAATCAAAGTTAGGGATTTTGCCAAATTTTTCTAAAACAAGGCAACTACGCAAAGTACTCTTTAACTCTTCTACCTTACAATTAGTCAAAACAATACCTCTCATTTGCAACTCAACTTCAAGTTCGTCTTTGACCAAACGGTCAACATCAAGTTTAAACGACATTTTCttttagagaaattaaaatacacaaaaaaataagacaagaaaACCTCTACCTCACTTTAAATAAAAGTACATTTAACTTTTGATTATTAATTTTCAACTTCTGTAACTCTACGTAACCTATGTCTTACTTGaactatctaaaaaaaaataaaaaatctcggGTGGTTGAAAAGCCCCTTAAGTTGGCCGCCAAAAATGtaccacagctatttctcagtcggaattattatttttaattagttggtttgatttagatgagcatgagacatgacagttcaaataaaacactagataactatagagaatataatgtcaacaaaattttaagtccctttttacatacaaatattaattttgatttcaatagtttataagaacaaaagtaagtaattaattaaaaaaaaataaaccagaaccagctgtttccttaacataaatataaaaaccattgtattttagtcccctttttagaccccttaacccaatctaaattgtaccttgttctttcttgttttctcccataaaataaaataaaatctattaccgtccttatttccttcaataaaaaaaatcatttgcctggataaacacactgcaatcttccttaaattttgtcaaaatgtcacatcaaatatcgaacttctaaataaatctgccaaatttattatttccaatatactgaataaatgtaaatctggtaaataaatgtacttctattacttctttaaacaggatcgataaatacatacaattttgtactaccggaacaccctagcaaaagaaaaagaaaataaaaataactgaacTAACTTCTTAAAACTGAGAACCAATAAACTGAACAAAAATGACTTCAGCTTACCTTTAACATACAAAAGGGTCTATTACACGACTCTCAGCCTGGCCATCAATAAACATCGAATTAATCTCTAGAGGATTTTCCAAGACAAATCTTTAcgtgccccaaatttccagcacaccaacggatacctcaataagagaattcccagtacatcccaccaaaggattgaaaaagtaccatttcaattaaaaaaactgggaatccaaatcgccgaccaggcttcaactgctttctcaaaaatgtttattgaaaagaatgaacgttgttgatttgctaacaaggcgttcaaaacaaaaaactctacaacaaaaatcttctctcactgactcacacaaaaagcatatacatccaaacatacaaattatacatcctccaaggacaaaataatcggttataaacaaccaaaactcaacaaacgttactactaaattttcaaccgtaatataaaatatctttaaataggggatgatgagaaagatccagatttagaaattagaaccataAAAACATGTAAAGGATATAAATATCTGAGATCTATAATATATAAAGAAGACTACCAAAAGAGACACCGAAAACAGAACGCAACAGGGCAAAAAAGCGggaaacattctaagctctcaactatggtctaaagatataagacaaaaaacgaaattgacaatatATCGTACcctggtagagcctattatgacttatggggcagaagtttggcggATTACGAAAAAGGAATCAGGAGCagaaaaacttatagtttttgagttatttagaAAAAACCGCTCTAcaccatgcatttttttcacgaaaaattcaaatatttggtctttagtaactcaaaaagtattgatttattttaataacatgttctaacaaattttacttaaaattttgtccctctatcgatttgtggggttatttttaataaaatagttttcactcccgaaaaggggtggtatccactcccagggtaaaagtgcaagttggcaccaaattagttttgtttcttgaggtatgctctaactagtcaccaattttcatgcaaatcgatggaggtttaacaaaataggaggtgaaaacctttaatgactgcactaactttctcgtttcatcccttattgctaattcactgaggtgtcagcctgacaGGGGtcataatattatcaatatacaaatagacacatttcacatgccaaactccatattactcatgacgatgatttttcggttctagctcttagactattaaaaCATATTCAAAcgtgttattttattttattatctacATGTAAGAGACAAACCAGTAAAATATGTATTTACAAAGCACACAACAGAGTTTAAATTCTAAGAAGAAAGAAATTATATAGCAAGAGCCTTCTTGTATGctcaaatattttgaatatatatttAAATTTCTGCTTGCGCTTTATTTACTTTTACTTTACATCTGGAAATTTCCATTTATGAAATTTGAGAAGAATGGATGATTTGAAGTAGATGACATAAATATTGAGATAAACTCGGAATTTCAGTCGAGAGATTACAAAATCAGTTGCAATATTTTCGCGGGATACCGCTCTAGTGGCTTATATTATTAAAGCaaaatgaagaaaaataaaactaaaattacgTCAGAAAGCTCTAAATCTCATCTATTCATCTAATTAACCAGAATTCAGcgttctgaaactattttttgTACCATTTCTATATTTTCAACATTTGTTGGGATTTTAccacaattttattataaaatacgtcagctataatataaaaaattcagtggcgtgcggtgactttttcggaaggggaagcgattcaataaggatataaaaatattttcttaggGGTCGagggtagggatgggaaaaacctaccggtttaaacctgaaaccggtttttttacttcgaaatAACCGGTTTTGCCGGTTGTTTTTTTGCCCCGGTtgtaaccggttttttctttttaaaataaaaaccggttattaggtttttacggtgattaggattaggttaggtattatttcggatcccaatcataattattattctcaagtaattattccaaagaaaaccataattcaaattttattttatttctcacATCTcacaatctcacatcagccagaaacaattattaagttttattataatatttccttgaaaaggtattatttttaatcataatatttacataagaagtgatctggttgaattataCGCAAACATCAtttatttttcacacttaactcttgacattgaaagtgggtgaatgacttttctgattaccaaaaataatgctctgactatgaatatcgaattactgattacgaatacgaatctccaagaatttcgctacgttttcaaaacgatacatacatacaggaagtattaaatgagttaaaatgtacctattctacaaatatacaaacgtgttaaaactaatacatgttc from Diabrotica virgifera virgifera chromosome 5, PGI_DIABVI_V3a includes these protein-coding regions:
- the LOC126885536 gene encoding uncharacterized protein LOC126885536; protein product: MSFKLDVDRLVKDELEVELQMRGIVLTNCKVEELKSTLRSCLVLEKFGKIPNFDLPPDIPAELTSCENKLKEILNIINAFTGTANQIRRIETKFAHLSGRLNRIHSTDTDEMSKRSALLKKLMDLIGEYTTKSNVLKTSNVVSVEMPTDPNFYHHIDLSGLNLNDPNGNSTPTRNISAPNVSNQTNQTSNSTVNPIVFLPSNSDFPSEPVYKWGIKYSDKPQSFSVFLEEVEEYYRSRNVNKVQLFSCARDLFTGNALGFYKLYRNYASNWDSLVSLMKEEFTLSADEIWQDILHTTQESNESIGMFVAKMTSKFEQMPTPVPDSLKMQVLLKNILPFYQERLTLVEVKSPFDLIDLCRKIEQTRINIESFKPSSSSRANYSRHHVVQEVDAFVPKCWRFNEYDHVVKDCKRPKRVFRCFGCNKEGFAKNTCPQFSFRLYFSTE